One window of Acipenser ruthenus chromosome 17, fAciRut3.2 maternal haplotype, whole genome shotgun sequence genomic DNA carries:
- the LOC117423594 gene encoding intestinal-type alkaline phosphatase-like: MDPWHCSVYIGLLLCLSITLSRGVIPAEEEKPAFWNAKAKQSLDVAMALKQKHYRAKNLILFLGDGMGIPTLTAARIFKGQLNNQLGAETVLAMDTFPYLALSKTYNVDYQVPDSAGTATAYLCGVKGNYGTVGLSAAARRYHCNTTKGNEVVSILHRAKQAGKSVGFVTTTRVQHASPSATYAHIANRDWYSDAAMTPEALKEGCTDISAQLISNTDINVILGGGRKYMTPNGTKDPEYPTYPAQAGVRLDKRNLIDEWLSKRKGAKYVWNKDALDSVDVKKTDYLMGLFEPGDMQYELNRNKTLEPSIIEMTEKAIAILSRNPKGFFLFVEGGRIDHGHHDGKAKKALMEAVMFDRTIERVSELTDEKDTLSVVTADHSHVFSFGGYTKRGSSIFGLAPKIADDKKPYTSILYGNGPGFAIENGSRPVVNATTADDKDYLQQAAVPLDSETHGGEDVAILAKGPMAHLFHGVQEQNYIAHVMAYAGCIEPYTDCPLETPPGDSATTLASFFTLPLVLLSATLTI; this comes from the exons ATGGACCCCTGGCACTGCTCAGTGTATATTGGATTACTGCTTTGTCTTTCTATTACTCTCTCCCGTGGAGTAATCCCTG CGGAGGAAGAAAAACCCGCTTTCTGGAATGCTAAAGCTAAACAGTCTCTGGACGTGGCCATGGCCCTGAAACAGAAACATTATCGAGCCAAGAACCTCATCCTCTTCCTGGGCGATG GAATGGGGATACCCACGCTGACAGCAGCCCGAATCTTCAAGGGGCAGCTGAACAATCAGCTGGGGGCGGAGACTGTCCTCGCCATGGATACCTTCCCGTACCTGGCGCTTTCCAAG ACCTACAATGTGGATTACCAGGTTCCTGACAGTGCAGGGACAGCCACAGCCTACCTGTGTGGCGTGAAGGGGAATTACGGGACCGTGGGTCTGAGTGCAGCGGCCAGGCGGTATCACTGCAATACCACCAAAGGGAATGAGGTCGTGTCAATTCTGCACAGAGCCAAGCAGGCTG GTAAATCCGTGGGTTTTGTCACCACTACCAGGGTACAGCACGCCTCCCCCTCTGCTACCTATGCTCACATCGCCAACAGGGACTGGTACAGCGATGCTGCCATGACTCCCGAAGCTCTCAAAGAAGGGTGCACTGATATCTCAGCCCAGCTCATCAGCAACACAGACATAAAT GTGATCCTTGGAGGAGGCAGGAAGTACATGACCCCCAATGGCACCAAGGACCCTGAGTACCCAACGTACCCGGCCCAAGCGGGCGTCCGATTGGACAAGAGGAACCTCATTGACGAGTGGCTCAGCAAAAGAAAG ggAGCAAAATATGTCTGGAATAAGGATGCATTGGATTCTGTTGATGTCAAAAAGACAGACTACTTGATgg GGCTGTTTGAGCCAGGAGACATGCAGTACGAGCTGAACAGAAATAAGACTTTGGAACCCTCTATCATTGAGATGACAGAAAAGGCCATCGCGATCCTCAGCAGGAACCCCAAGGGATTCTTCCTCTTCGTGGAAG GGGGGAGAATCGACCACGGCCACCACGATGGCAAGGCCAAGAAGGCATTGATGGAGGCGGTGATGTTTGACCGCACCATAGAGAGGGTCTCAGAGCTGACCGATGAAAAGGACACCCTCAGTGTGGTCACCGCTGACCACTCCCACGTCTTCTCTTTCGGAGGCTACACCAAGCGCGGCAGCTCCATCTTCG GACTGGCACCTAAAATTGCAGATGACAAAAAACCTTACACCTCCATACTGTATGGAAACGGGCCGGGGTTTGCTATTGAAAATGGAAGCCGTCCAGTTGTGAATGCTACCACTGCAG ATGATAAAGACTACCTGCAGCAAGCTGCAGTGCCCCTGGACTCAGAGACCCACGGTGGTGAAGATGTGGCTATCCTTGCCAAGGGCCCCATGGCTCACCTGTTCCACGGGGTTCAGGAGCAGAACTACATTGCCCACGTGATGGCGTACGCAGGCTGCATAGAGCCCTACACCGACTGCCCCCTGGAGACCCCGCCTGGAGACTCTGCCACGACCCTAGCCAGCTTCTTCACCCTGCCTCTGGTGCTGCTGTCAGCCACGCTCACCATCTGA